The genomic segment CGCGGCAAGGCACTGGTGATGACCTTGCTGATCTCGCCGATGGTGGTGCCGGTAGTAATCGTCGGCGTGGCCAGTTACCTGTTCTTCGCGCCGCTGGGCATGGGCAACAGCTACCTGTCGCTGATCCTGGTGCATGCCGTGCTGGGCGTGCCCTTCGTGATCATCACCGTCTCGGCCACGCTGCAAGGCTTCAACTACAACCTGGTGCGCGCCGCCGCCAGCCTGGGTGCCTCGCCGCTGACCGCCTTTTTCCGGGTGACCCTGCCGTTGATCGCGCCGGGGGTGATTTCCGGTGCGCTGTTCGCCTTCGCCACCTCCTTCGACGAGGTCGTGGTGACGCTGTTTCTCGCGGGGCCGGAGCAAATCACCTTGCCGCGACAGATGTTCAGTGGCATCCGCGAGAATCTGAGCCCGACCATCGCTGCTGCTGCAACCTTGTTGATCGGTTTTTCCATCGCCCTGCTGCTGACCCTGGAATGGCTGCGCGGCCGCGCCGAGAAGATGCGCACCCACCAGCCTGCCTGACCGTTCTTTGCGTCAACGCAGGGATTGACCAGCGGTTCAAATTGAGCGTGCAAAATAACGAACAGCCATTTACTGTAATCCGAACGCCTGGAGGGTGCGCAGTCGATCATCGTATGCTGCGGCGCTTGGTTCCTGACGTTCATTCCGATCCGTGCCGATGATGAGCGGCTACCGAGGAGCTTATGAGCAATACCAACGAATCCCTGATGCAACGCCGTGTCGCCGCTGTTCCCCGGGGTGTCGGGCAGATCCATCCCATCTTTGCTGACCATGCCAAGAACAGCAGCGTGGTCGACGTAGAGGGCCGCGAGTTCATTGATTTCGCCGGCGGCATCGCTGTGCTGAATACCGGTCACCTGCACCCTAAAATTATCAAGGCGGTCGAGCAGCAGCTGCACAAGCTGACCCACACCTGCTTTCAGGTGCTGGCGTACGAGCCCTATGTCGAGCTTTGCGAGAAGATCAACGCGCGGGTGCCGGGCGATTTCGCCAAGAAGACGCTGTTGGTCACTACGGGCTCCGAGGCGGTGGAAAACGCGGTGAAGATCGCCCGCGCCGCCACCGGTCGCGCCGGG from the Stutzerimonas stutzeri genome contains:
- a CDS encoding ABC transporter permease; the encoded protein is MLSPYMSPIERVWFYTLRILCALVLLFLIVPVLVIVPLSFNSGSFLVYPLQGVSLRWYEALFTSADWMRSLKNSLLIAPAATVLAMVFGTLAAIGLTRGEFRGKALVMTLLISPMVVPVVIVGVASYLFFAPLGMGNSYLSLILVHAVLGVPFVIITVSATLQGFNYNLVRAAASLGASPLTAFFRVTLPLIAPGVISGALFAFATSFDEVVVTLFLAGPEQITLPRQMFSGIRENLSPTIAAAATLLIGFSIALLLTLEWLRGRAEKMRTHQPA